A segment of the Candidatus Sumerlaea chitinivorans genome:
TTCAATGAGGGTGAGTAAGTCATAAATGCTACGGAAGTGCTCCACAAGCGCGGTTCGTTCTTCAGGAGTGAGTTTTTCCAACACGTCCCGCAAGCGGCGCTCATGGACGGAATTCATTGAAGCGATCATTTTTCGCCCCTTCTCGGTGAGCGCAATCCGCACCACACGCCGGTCGTTGGGTTCCGAATGGCGCTCCACAAGTCCCGCCTCCACAAGACGATCCACCACTGCAGTGGCCGCAGGTAAAGTCACTCCGCTTAGGCGTGCGATTTCGGACATTCGCTGCGGGCCGTTCAGGTCCAAGATATACAGCAGC
Coding sequences within it:
- a CDS encoding Transcriptional regulator, MarR family, with the translated sequence MEVNARELEALNCLFLRVLAKIFIGPYHSPEADEMTVAQKRLLYILDLNGPQRMSEIARLSGVTLPAATAVVDRLVEAGLVERHSEPNDRRVVRIALTEKGRKMIASMNSVHERRLRDVLEKLTPEERTALVEHFRSIYDLLTLIETR